In one window of Nicotiana tabacum cultivar K326 chromosome 12, ASM71507v2, whole genome shotgun sequence DNA:
- the LOC107778822 gene encoding putative dolichyl-diphosphooligosaccharide--protein glycosyltransferase subunit 3 isoform X2: MAISYNTTSFFFTFLLLLVPENHPLTSDDLVSELIILRSKSPTGVIHLSNKLLRRILWIPVPRPFSFLIFFDSQKLHSEPEISLPSRKKEFLILSSSFHTNNPHNKKLFFFDIVFQESQASFALFGVKSLPYICLVPPLATDFKRDSIRMKSSDFSGHAESMAEFVEAKTKLTVGPIQRPGFISKKQKIIIIALGLILTPFLVKKTVAGNTLLHNKHIWMAGSVFLYFFSVSGTMYNIINKIPIAVVDRDDPKKLVFFYKGFGMQLELGGEGFTVGFLYTIFGLLLAFITHVLVHVKSRNIQRGICECGCRLWCCSSFGEAS; this comes from the exons ATGGCTATCTCATACAACACaacatcatttttcttcactttcCTTTTACTCCTCGTACCCGAAAATCATCCCTTAACTTCAGATGATTTAGTTTCTGAATTGATCATCCTTCGTTCTAAATCTCCCACCGGTGTTATTCACCTTTCTAACAAACTACTTAGACGAATTTTATGGATACCTGTCCCTAGGCcattttctttccttatattCTTCGATTCACAGAAGCTACATTCAGAGCCAGAGATTTCACTTCCAAGTCGTAAAAAAGAGTTCTTGATTCTCTCCTCCTCATTCCACACAAACAATCCACATAACAAGAAACTGTTTTTCTTTGACATTGTGTTTCAAGAATCACAAGCTTCTTTTGCTCTATTTGGAGTCAAGTCTCTCCCCTATATATGTTTAGTCCCCCCTTTAGCTACTGATTTCAAAAGGGATTCTATTCGAATGAAGTCTTCAGATTTCTCTGGGCATGCTGAATCGATGGCAGAATTCGTGGAGGCTAAAACTAAGCTCACTGTTGGTCCCATACAACGGCCAGGTTTCATTTCCAAGAAACAAAAGATAATTATCATCGCTTTGGGGCTAATCTTGACTCCATTTCTAGTGAAAAAGACTGTTGCTGGAAACACCCTTTTACATAACAAGCATATATGGATGGCGGGGTCAGTTTTCCTGTACTTCTTCAGTGTTTCAGGGACAATGTACAACATAATCAATAAAATACCAATTGCTGTGGTGGATAGAGATGATCCTAAAAAGTTGGTTTTCTTTTATAAAGGATTTGGGATGCAGTTAGAGTTAGGGGGCGAGGGGTTTACAGTCGGGTTCTTGTACACGATTTTCGGGCTGTTGTTGGCCTTTATCACTCATGTTCTTGTCCATGTGAAGAGTAGGAATATCCAGAG AGGAATTTGTGAATGT
- the LOC107778822 gene encoding putative dolichyl-diphosphooligosaccharide--protein glycosyltransferase subunit 3B isoform X1, which translates to MAISYNTTSFFFTFLLLLVPENHPLTSDDLVSELIILRSKSPTGVIHLSNKLLRRILWIPVPRPFSFLIFFDSQKLHSEPEISLPSRKKEFLILSSSFHTNNPHNKKLFFFDIVFQESQASFALFGVKSLPYICLVPPLATDFKRDSIRMKSSDFSGHAESMAEFVEAKTKLTVGPIQRPGFISKKQKIIIIALGLILTPFLVKKTVAGNTLLHNKHIWMAGSVFLYFFSVSGTMYNIINKIPIAVVDRDDPKKLVFFYKGFGMQLELGGEGFTVGFLYTIFGLLLAFITHVLVHVKSRNIQRLVMLLAIFVSFWAVKNVIYLYNWKTGSGLPAY; encoded by the coding sequence ATGGCTATCTCATACAACACaacatcatttttcttcactttcCTTTTACTCCTCGTACCCGAAAATCATCCCTTAACTTCAGATGATTTAGTTTCTGAATTGATCATCCTTCGTTCTAAATCTCCCACCGGTGTTATTCACCTTTCTAACAAACTACTTAGACGAATTTTATGGATACCTGTCCCTAGGCcattttctttccttatattCTTCGATTCACAGAAGCTACATTCAGAGCCAGAGATTTCACTTCCAAGTCGTAAAAAAGAGTTCTTGATTCTCTCCTCCTCATTCCACACAAACAATCCACATAACAAGAAACTGTTTTTCTTTGACATTGTGTTTCAAGAATCACAAGCTTCTTTTGCTCTATTTGGAGTCAAGTCTCTCCCCTATATATGTTTAGTCCCCCCTTTAGCTACTGATTTCAAAAGGGATTCTATTCGAATGAAGTCTTCAGATTTCTCTGGGCATGCTGAATCGATGGCAGAATTCGTGGAGGCTAAAACTAAGCTCACTGTTGGTCCCATACAACGGCCAGGTTTCATTTCCAAGAAACAAAAGATAATTATCATCGCTTTGGGGCTAATCTTGACTCCATTTCTAGTGAAAAAGACTGTTGCTGGAAACACCCTTTTACATAACAAGCATATATGGATGGCGGGGTCAGTTTTCCTGTACTTCTTCAGTGTTTCAGGGACAATGTACAACATAATCAATAAAATACCAATTGCTGTGGTGGATAGAGATGATCCTAAAAAGTTGGTTTTCTTTTATAAAGGATTTGGGATGCAGTTAGAGTTAGGGGGCGAGGGGTTTACAGTCGGGTTCTTGTACACGATTTTCGGGCTGTTGTTGGCCTTTATCACTCATGTTCTTGTCCATGTGAAGAGTAGGAATATCCAGAGGTTGGTGATGCTTTTAGCTATCTTTGTTTCATTCTGGGCTGTAAAGAATGTGATTTACCTGTATAATTGGAAGACTGGGTCTGGTCTTCCTGCTTACTGA